In Solanum pennellii chromosome 7, SPENNV200, the following are encoded in one genomic region:
- the LOC107024910 gene encoding uncharacterized protein LOC107024910 produces the protein MKKLKMDWNEAAEQRLNGLNDLDEFRLKTYENSAIYKEKMKKKLKSKWTGSFLITKVLTLGAVELESKEGARFTVNGQRIKFYLGHAENANEVAEAYRLDEV, from the exons atgaagaaactgaagatggattggaatgaagcagcgGAACAGAGATTAAATGGACTAAATGATCTTGATGAGTTTCGCTTGAAGACATATGAAAATTCAGCcatctacaaagaaaagatgaagaa aaaactcaagtccaaatggactggttcATTCTTGATCACTAAAGTGTTGACTCTTGGTGCAGTTGAGTTGGAGAGCAAGGAGGGTGCAAGGTTCACGGTAAATGGGCAAAGAATAAAATTCTACCTCGGGCATGCAGAAAATGCAAATGAAGTGGCTGAGGCATACcgtcttgatgaagtctga